Proteins encoded by one window of Salvia splendens isolate huo1 chromosome 5, SspV2, whole genome shotgun sequence:
- the LOC121805467 gene encoding CRM-domain containing factor CFM9, mitochondrial-like, with amino-acid sequence MMSVYTRNLRNQCLRTLSSLLLNQRVDVITRSSFAAISMPGFSNVSCESSSAPKIWSSFDGARRFSSKSMRSKVEKRMQRESGKTLREIRRAKKLRKKLMTDEERLIYNLRRAKKKVALLLQKLKKYELPELPLPRHDPELFTAEQLQAYKKIGFRNKNYVPVGVRGVFGGVVQNMHLHWKFHETVQVCCDNFPKEKIKEMASMLTRLSGGIVVNVHNVKTIIMFRGRNYRQPKNLIPINTLTKRKALFKARFEQALESQKLNIKKIEQELRRKGVNPDDPVAMASIQRVASTFFNAIDKREGSPYVFREDKKTQVASEESFQQPQDAGDDSDQEELDRFIAEIEDAADKEWAEEESAEKEELNRIRYWNREDFGGRYQRFEGIRNEDLGNETKDRMKSRDQRRRGRASDSEVEGDDGGFESDGIGEVVRGSHEDDSDESNGERYQRSNAGRANSRGFGRNEMKPNGRKNQHTVREHALSDLEDITWDSEGEGQDLRDSRTSNRQSKSSRNVDNFEQTEMNRRSHRGTPTMSIGSAFDRDPFSESEQAEWESDATSGDDEGSK; translated from the exons ATGATGTCTGTTTATACTAGAAATCTTCGAAATCAATGTCTCAGAACCCTTTCTTCCCTCCTCCTCAATCAAAG GGTTGATGTCATCACGAGAAGCAGTTTTGCTGCAATTTCGATGCCTGGATTCAGCAATGTGAGCTGTGAATCGTCTTCGGCGCCGAAAATATGGAGCAGTTTTGACGGAGCGCGGCGTTTCTCGTCGAAGAGTATGAGGAGTAAAGTGGAGAAGCGGATGCAGCGGGAGTCGGGCAAAACCCTAAGGGAAATTCGGAGAGCGAAAAAATTGAGGAAGAAATTGATGACTGATGAAGAACGCCTCATATACAATCTTAGAAGG GCAAAGAAAAAGGTGGCTTTGCTTCTTCAGAAGCTGAAAAAGTACGAACTGCCAGAGCTTCCGCTTCCTCGCCATGATCCCGAGTTGTTCACTGCAGAGCAGTTGCAGGCATACAAGAAGATTGGTTTCAGAAATAAGAACTATGTCCCTGTTGGTGTTCGCGGTGTCTTTGGAggagttgttcagaacatgcaCCTTCACTGGAAATTCCATGAGACAGTCCAAGTTTGTTGTGATAATTTCCCCAAGGAAAAGATTAAAGAGATGGCATCCATGCTCACAAGATTGAGTGGAGGGATTGTCGTGAATGTACACAATGTGAAAACCATTATCATGTTTCGTGGCAGAAACTATCGCCAACCTAAGAACTTGATACCTATCAACACCCTCACGAAAAGGAAG GCATTATTCAAGGCACGATTTGAACAGGCCCTCGAATCTCAGAAGCTTAACATAAAAAAGATAGAACAAGAGCTTCGTAGGAAGGGTGTGAATCCTGATGACCCAGTTGCCATGGCTAGCATCCAAAGAGTGGCTTCGACTTTTTTCAATGCTATTGATAAGAGAGAGGGAAGTCCCTACGTCTTTCGAGAGGACAAGAAAACACAAGTGGCATCTGAGGAGAGCTTTCAGCAGCCGCAAGATGCTGGTGATGATAGTGATCAGGAGGAGCTCGACCGATTCATTGCAGAGATAGAAGATGCGGCTGATAAAGAATGGGCCGAGGAGGAATCAGCAGAGAAGGAAGAGCTTAACCGGATTAGATACTGGAATAGAGAAGATTTTGGTGGTAGATACCAAAGATTTGAAGGTATCAGAAATGAGGACTTGGGTAATGAAACGAAGGATAGGATGAAATCCAGGGATCAAAGGCGTAGGGGGAGAGCCTCTGACAGTGAGGTTGAAGGTGATGACGGCGGGTTTGAATCTGATGGCATTGGAGAAGTGGTTCGTGGGAGTCATGAGGATGACTCTGATGAATCTAATGGGGAGAGATATCAGCGTAGCAACGCTGGCAGAGCCAACAGCAGGGGTTTTGgtagaaatgaaatgaaacccAATGGTAGGAAGAATCAGCATACTGTTCGAGAACACGCATTAAGTGATTTGGAAGATATAACGTGGGATTCGGAGGGTGAAGGGCAAGACCTGAGGGATTCAAGAACATCAAACCGTCAGAGTAAGAGCAGTAGGAATGTCGATAACTTTGAACAGACAGAGATGAACAGAAGATCGCATAGAGGCACTCCAACAATGTCGATAGGGAGTGCTTTTGATCGAGATCCATTTAGCGAATCGGAGCAGGCAGAATGGGAGTCAGATGCCACATCAGGAGATGATGAAGGCAGCAAATAA